Proteins co-encoded in one Flavivirga eckloniae genomic window:
- a CDS encoding TonB-dependent receptor has product MKKIPKSGMILSWIPKLDLKMKLSILLLFSSVFVLQANNTYGQKKKVSLDMNNVTIAEIIDEIETNTEFKFFFNTKVVDLNRVVSIRVKKVRVHEILNQLFFDVNTSYEIDDRKILLFKNEVDDSTKKMKPDDETEDFQQEIKGIVTNPNGDPSPGANIIEKGTSNGTQSDFDGKFSITVSDKDAILVVSYIGFLTKEIALNGQTTIAVTLQEDAALLDEVVVVGYGTQKKGDLTGAVSSLKEKDFNPGIVASPEQLIQGRVAGVQITSSSGEPGAGISIRIRGAGSIRSGNNPLFVVDGVPLSGDNINPEGTDGGTGGGSRAARNPLNFLNPNDISSIDILKDASATAIYGSRGSNGVVIITTKKGSGKATLDYSYSIGISNITEKYDVLNAQEFTDLYTQIGGTADLNFGGNTDWQDEVLRTAITQTHQFSYGGGTESGNHRFSLSYSDQEGIIKQSGLKRLTGRFNGSQSILDGRVKVSTQMAVSNIDNDHGDPMSAAIVANPTWPLRNPDGSTFQSTNPFDVSPVAFLELTRDFSNTLKYIGNISVDIKITDWLSFKTIYGLDRSFSTRKNATSNEFFVSNDQNGSAIISNIQAKNTLWENYFNIEKELTKNINLSAQIGYSYQKFEREGHSLRAQDFRTADLDIMLNNITSASLSAANDSFRTIDELQSYFSRFNLNFNDKYLLTGTVRVDGSTKFGEDNVYGIFPSVAFKWKIFKESFMPAGFSDLSLRTGWGITGNQEIPHDLFTRRQRFGNPRFDTPNGTVVPGDLQTVAFENNQLKWEETDQFNIGLDFGFMKNRLRGSINYYYKSTTDLLLRLGAAEPAPQEFVWQNLDAKVINKGFEVELETDVVQNSNFDWTIAANATFNDNTLKDFAFGFINTGNTSGGPGLSDTFVQRIQSGYPLNSFYMQEFLGFDSNGIAEYGEEAFTGDSALPTTIVGLTNTFRYKNFDLNIFFSGQFGHSIYNSSANSFFSIPNLSQGRNITRDVAASGESVDNPVAVSTRYLEKGDYVRLQNFSLGYRVNTGENSLLSSLRFSLTGQNLFTITDYSGQDPEVNTDRAINGVPSFGIDNSSYPRARTFLLGVNANF; this is encoded by the coding sequence ATGAAAAAAATACCGAAATCCGGGATGATTTTATCTTGGATTCCTAAGTTGGACCTAAAAATGAAATTATCGATTTTATTATTATTTAGCTCAGTTTTTGTACTACAGGCCAATAATACCTATGGACAAAAAAAGAAGGTTTCATTAGATATGAATAATGTCACCATTGCTGAGATAATAGATGAGATTGAAACAAATACCGAGTTTAAATTCTTTTTCAATACGAAAGTGGTTGATTTGAACCGGGTAGTGTCTATTCGCGTTAAAAAAGTTAGAGTACACGAGATATTAAATCAACTTTTTTTTGATGTAAATACATCTTATGAGATTGATGATCGTAAAATTTTACTCTTCAAAAATGAGGTTGACGACTCTACTAAAAAAATGAAGCCTGATGACGAAACGGAAGATTTTCAGCAAGAAATAAAAGGAATCGTTACTAACCCAAATGGTGATCCGTCGCCCGGAGCCAATATTATTGAAAAAGGCACGTCAAATGGCACCCAATCTGATTTTGATGGCAAGTTTTCTATTACTGTGAGTGATAAAGATGCTATTCTAGTTGTTTCTTATATAGGGTTTCTAACAAAAGAAATTGCTTTAAACGGACAAACAACTATAGCTGTAACATTACAAGAGGATGCTGCCCTTCTAGATGAAGTTGTGGTAGTTGGGTATGGTACTCAGAAAAAAGGTGACTTAACAGGAGCCGTTTCTTCATTAAAAGAAAAAGATTTTAACCCTGGTATCGTAGCCTCTCCCGAACAGCTTATACAAGGTAGGGTTGCTGGTGTGCAAATTACAAGTAGTAGCGGAGAACCAGGCGCTGGTATAAGTATTCGAATACGTGGTGCAGGCTCTATTAGAAGTGGAAATAACCCTTTGTTCGTGGTAGATGGAGTACCTCTTTCTGGTGACAATATAAACCCAGAAGGGACAGATGGCGGTACTGGAGGTGGATCGAGAGCGGCAAGAAACCCTCTTAATTTTTTGAATCCGAATGATATTAGTAGTATTGATATATTAAAAGATGCTTCTGCAACAGCAATATATGGTTCTAGAGGGTCTAATGGTGTAGTGATCATTACTACAAAAAAAGGATCAGGAAAAGCAACTCTCGATTATTCATATTCGATAGGTATAAGTAATATAACCGAAAAATATGATGTGCTCAATGCTCAAGAATTTACGGATTTATATACTCAAATAGGAGGAACAGCAGATCTTAATTTTGGTGGTAATACAGATTGGCAGGACGAAGTACTTAGGACTGCCATTACACAAACACATCAATTTTCTTATGGAGGAGGAACTGAGTCTGGAAATCATAGATTTTCCTTAAGCTATTCTGATCAAGAAGGTATTATTAAACAAAGTGGGCTTAAAAGGCTTACAGGTAGATTTAACGGATCTCAAAGTATTTTGGATGGACGTGTTAAAGTTTCAACGCAAATGGCGGTGTCTAATATTGACAATGATCATGGAGATCCAATGAGTGCTGCGATAGTAGCTAATCCAACATGGCCACTTCGTAATCCAGACGGCAGTACTTTCCAATCTACTAACCCTTTTGATGTCAGCCCAGTTGCTTTTCTGGAGTTAACTAGAGATTTTTCAAACACTCTAAAGTATATTGGTAATATTAGTGTCGATATAAAGATTACCGATTGGTTGTCATTTAAAACAATTTATGGGCTAGATAGATCGTTTTCGACTAGAAAAAATGCTACTTCAAATGAATTTTTTGTTTCAAATGATCAAAATGGAAGTGCCATTATATCTAATATTCAGGCAAAAAACACGCTTTGGGAGAACTATTTTAATATTGAAAAGGAATTAACTAAGAACATTAACCTTAGTGCCCAGATCGGATATTCATACCAAAAATTTGAACGAGAAGGTCATTCCTTGAGAGCACAGGATTTTAGGACAGCGGATTTGGATATTATGTTAAATAATATTACATCTGCAAGCTTATCAGCTGCTAATGACTCCTTTAGAACTATTGATGAACTGCAATCGTACTTCAGTAGGTTTAATTTAAATTTTAATGATAAATACTTGCTAACTGGTACAGTAAGGGTAGACGGCTCCACAAAGTTTGGAGAAGATAATGTTTATGGTATTTTTCCGTCGGTTGCTTTCAAATGGAAGATTTTTAAAGAATCTTTTATGCCAGCTGGTTTTTCAGATTTAAGTTTAAGGACAGGTTGGGGTATCACAGGAAATCAGGAAATACCTCATGATTTGTTCACAAGAAGGCAGAGATTCGGAAATCCGCGTTTTGATACACCTAACGGCACGGTAGTACCAGGTGATCTTCAGACGGTAGCATTTGAAAACAACCAACTGAAATGGGAAGAAACAGACCAATTCAATATTGGATTGGATTTTGGGTTCATGAAAAACAGGCTGAGAGGATCTATTAATTATTATTACAAGTCAACAACTGATCTGCTTTTACGATTGGGGGCCGCTGAACCTGCACCACAAGAATTTGTATGGCAAAACCTTGATGCTAAGGTAATAAACAAGGGATTTGAAGTGGAATTGGAAACAGATGTGGTTCAAAATTCAAATTTTGATTGGACCATTGCTGCAAACGCAACTTTTAATGACAATACACTAAAAGACTTTGCTTTCGGATTTATAAATACCGGAAATACTAGTGGAGGACCTGGACTGTCAGATACATTTGTACAAAGAATCCAATCTGGCTACCCGCTCAACTCTTTTTATATGCAAGAATTTTTGGGATTTGATAGTAATGGTATCGCAGAATATGGTGAAGAAGCATTTACTGGAGATTCAGCCTTACCAACTACTATAGTTGGTTTAACAAATACATTTAGATATAAAAATTTCGATTTAAATATATTTTTTAGTGGACAATTTGGACATTCTATTTATAATAGTAGTGCGAATTCTTTCTTTAGTATCCCAAACCTTAGTCAAGGAAGAAATATTACTCGTGACGTAGCGGCCAGTGGTGAATCAGTTGATAATCCAGTTGCCGTATCTACTAGGTATTTGGAAAAAGGAGATTATGTGAGACTACAGAACTTCTCTCTTGGCTATAGAGTAAACACAGGTGAGAATTCACTTTTATCATCTCTAAGATTCTCTCTTACAGGTCAAAATCTATTTACTATTACAGATTATAGTGGACAAGATCCAGAGGTGAATACAGATAGGGCTATTAACGGAGTTCCTTCTTTTGGAA